The following proteins come from a genomic window of Dehalogenimonas sp. THU2:
- a CDS encoding MarR family transcriptional regulator → MTNRIQQIEHLMGKLHSLKRLMAPESHTACGEECLAPSQWLALHLISRQEGIGIKELASLLGITSSAATQLVDILVKRGLLIREPSPDDRRALCLVVPEEARRQIESIKDQRLERMESVFSALDDAEFQMLMNLIDKVISGSQIEKTR, encoded by the coding sequence ATGACAAACCGCATACAACAGATCGAGCACCTGATGGGGAAATTGCATTCTCTAAAAAGGCTCATGGCACCGGAAAGCCATACGGCCTGCGGCGAAGAATGCCTGGCCCCGTCTCAGTGGCTGGCGCTGCATCTCATCAGCCGGCAGGAAGGCATCGGCATCAAGGAACTCGCCTCCTTGCTGGGGATCACCTCCAGCGCCGCCACCCAACTGGTTGACATCCTGGTGAAGAGGGGACTACTCATTCGTGAGCCTTCTCCGGATGATCGCCGCGCCCTTTGCCTTGTCGTTCCGGAAGAAGCCCGGCGGCAGATCGAATCAATCAAGGACCAACGACTGGAACGGATGGAAAGCGTATTCAGCGCGCTGGATGACGCCGAGTTTCAGATGCTGATGAATCTCATCGACAAGGTTATTTCCGGTTCACAAATCGAAAAAACGAGGTAG
- a CDS encoding YkgJ family cysteine cluster protein: MDTDKIPPDDLSTARTHINITRQKIGPRYDAYLNKVVEALREGFPLAFQSMTDENLREFVALIEFTTDVSHGFMKRLKEACDGCGWCCSQTSHIVVSGADADRISRQLRQKREDLFMYTTTDNGKEWIIKRGHPCQWWNSKNGRCAIYNFRPQTCRNWPQTTDDEGRHGLQIRSECRYSVMVMVYRTLEALKTVETDLRGATGLIRRP; this comes from the coding sequence ATGGATACTGATAAAATTCCGCCAGATGACCTTTCTACGGCGCGGACACATATCAATATAACCCGTCAGAAAATAGGGCCCAGATACGACGCTTATCTTAATAAGGTCGTCGAGGCGCTTCGGGAAGGGTTCCCACTTGCTTTTCAATCAATGACCGATGAAAACCTGCGGGAATTCGTCGCTCTCATTGAATTCACGACCGATGTGTCCCATGGGTTCATGAAACGACTTAAAGAGGCTTGCGACGGTTGCGGCTGGTGTTGTTCTCAGACGAGCCATATTGTGGTTTCCGGGGCTGATGCGGATCGCATTAGTCGCCAGTTGAGGCAGAAGCGTGAAGACTTGTTCATGTATACGACCACTGATAACGGTAAGGAATGGATAATCAAGCGAGGTCATCCCTGCCAGTGGTGGAATTCTAAAAACGGCCGATGTGCCATCTACAATTTCAGGCCTCAAACTTGTCGAAACTGGCCACAGACAACCGATGACGAAGGCAGGCACGGATTACAGATAAGAAGCGAATGCCGCTATTCTGTCATGGTAATGGTTTACCGGACCTTAGAAGCCCTTAAAACTGTGGAAACGGATTTAAGGGGGGCAACAGGTCTAATTCGGCGCCCCTAG
- a CDS encoding M48 family metallopeptidase: MWEQINANRTRSIFLVIGMGALLVAVGYGIGVYFFDSPYAGVAVAAVVWIIMTLVGYFQGDSILLATAGAKKIEKKDHPRLFNVVEEMTIACGLPKMPDVYIIDDPALNAFATGRDPAHAAVAITSGLLQKLNRDELQGVIAHEIAHVKNRDVLLMSLAAVLLGTIVILSYYFSRMLFFSGGSGSRRSSDSGGGSGGAIIAIVGLIFIILAPIFAQLIYFAISRRREYLADASAALYTRYPEGLASALEKLGASTNQVKAANQATAPMYTINPFRQDGRKAADLTSTHPPISERVRILRKMGGGISYKAYEQAAEEIAHRKIVPGSALTGAETVTARAPSTEGAVGEPDKFTRTRETQNMLFGMSHYRTLNCSNCSTTLRLPPNFTAPSVRCPHCGTVNKTPSQS; this comes from the coding sequence ATGTGGGAACAAATAAACGCCAATCGCACCCGGAGCATTTTCCTGGTGATCGGAATGGGGGCTCTCCTCGTTGCCGTGGGCTACGGCATCGGTGTCTATTTTTTCGACAGTCCCTATGCCGGTGTGGCAGTGGCGGCAGTCGTTTGGATCATCATGACCCTGGTCGGCTATTTTCAGGGAGACAGCATCTTGCTCGCTACGGCGGGCGCCAAGAAGATAGAAAAAAAAGATCACCCACGCCTCTTCAACGTGGTAGAGGAAATGACTATCGCCTGCGGCCTGCCCAAAATGCCGGATGTCTACATTATCGACGACCCGGCGCTTAACGCCTTCGCCACCGGCCGCGATCCGGCTCACGCCGCTGTGGCCATTACCTCCGGCTTGTTGCAAAAGCTGAATCGTGATGAACTCCAGGGAGTCATCGCCCACGAGATCGCCCACGTCAAGAATCGCGACGTTCTATTGATGTCCCTTGCGGCGGTCCTGCTTGGCACCATCGTCATCCTTTCCTACTATTTCAGCCGCATGCTGTTTTTCTCAGGCGGCAGTGGTTCACGGCGCTCCAGTGATTCCGGGGGTGGCAGCGGCGGCGCGATAATCGCCATCGTCGGTCTGATCTTCATCATCCTAGCGCCTATCTTCGCCCAACTCATATACTTCGCCATTTCCAGGCGGCGCGAATACCTGGCCGACGCCTCGGCCGCGCTCTACACCCGTTATCCGGAAGGTTTGGCATCGGCACTGGAAAAACTTGGTGCTTCGACAAACCAGGTCAAAGCGGCAAACCAGGCTACCGCGCCGATGTACACCATCAACCCCTTTCGACAGGACGGCCGCAAGGCCGCAGACCTCACCAGCACCCATCCCCCCATCTCCGAACGCGTCCGCATCCTGAGAAAGATGGGCGGCGGCATTTCATACAAGGCATATGAACAGGCCGCCGAAGAAATCGCTCACCGCAAGATCGTCCCCGGTTCAGCATTGACCGGCGCCGAAACCGTGACCGCCCGCGCCCCCTCCACCGAAGGCGCTGTCGGTGAACCGGATAAGTTCACTCGCACCCGGGAAACACAGAATATGCTTTTCGGCATGAGTCACTATCGGACTCTCAACTGTTCTAATTGCAGCACCACCCTCCGCCTGCCTCCCAACTTCACCGCACCTTCCGTCAGATGCCCTCATTGCGGGACGGTTAACAAGACGCCATCACAGTCCTGA
- a CDS encoding CxxC-x17-CxxC domain-containing protein translates to MALQPKTLTCCDCGSSFTFSVEDQEFFASKGFSNEPKRCTSCRSARKAERGNTGGGYSSGGGGGFGGGYNSAPRQMFPATCSDCGKSTQVPFEPRNGKPVYCSDCYRKVNAR, encoded by the coding sequence ATGGCTCTACAACCCAAAACCCTTACCTGCTGCGATTGCGGTTCCAGCTTCACTTTTAGCGTTGAAGATCAGGAATTCTTTGCGTCTAAAGGTTTCAGCAATGAACCCAAGCGCTGCACCAGCTGCCGTTCCGCCCGCAAGGCAGAGCGCGGCAACACCGGCGGCGGTTACAGCAGCGGTGGTGGCGGCGGCTTCGGCGGCGGCTACAATTCTGCCCCCCGGCAGATGTTCCCGGCTACTTGTTCCGACTGCGGCAAATCCACACAGGTTCCTTTTGAACCCCGCAACGGCAAGCCCGTTTATTGCTCCGACTGCTACCGCAAAGTCAACGCCCGCTAA
- a CDS encoding DegV family protein, with the protein MVIKIVTDSTSDVPPELAKELNITTVPLYVQFGGQSYRDRVDITEDQFYARLQTDPAHPTTAQPSPQDFAEAFDSIAEGADGILAIHISDKMSGTISSAKQGAKMMKNAVPIEIVDSKFTSMAEGLVVVAAARLARSAKDLKSLAATASGMVENIHLLVLFDTLKYIARGGRIGRAKALMGSLLNVKPLLSIKDGEFVPVGQVRSRAKGIERLFELAKEAGSNITELAVIHSTTPDEAKVLAERIGEFISPDKIHIARFGPVLGVHGGPGVLAVAFRVNT; encoded by the coding sequence GTGGTTATTAAGATCGTCACCGACTCAACCTCAGACGTGCCGCCGGAACTGGCTAAAGAACTCAACATCACCACCGTGCCGCTTTATGTGCAGTTCGGCGGCCAGTCATACCGTGACCGCGTCGATATTACCGAGGACCAATTCTACGCCCGTCTCCAGACTGACCCAGCCCATCCCACCACCGCCCAGCCTTCGCCGCAGGATTTCGCTGAGGCTTTTGACAGCATCGCCGAGGGTGCCGATGGCATCCTGGCTATACACATCTCGGATAAAATGAGCGGCACCATCAGTTCAGCCAAACAAGGGGCTAAAATGATGAAAAACGCGGTGCCCATCGAGATCGTCGATTCCAAATTCACCTCCATGGCCGAAGGACTGGTAGTTGTGGCCGCCGCTCGCCTCGCCAGGTCGGCTAAAGACCTCAAGTCTCTGGCCGCTACGGCCAGCGGGATGGTTGAAAACATTCACCTCCTGGTGCTCTTCGATACATTGAAATATATCGCCCGCGGCGGCCGTATCGGGCGGGCGAAGGCTCTGATGGGATCGCTCCTCAACGTAAAACCGCTCTTGTCCATCAAGGACGGAGAATTCGTTCCTGTCGGCCAGGTCAGAAGCCGCGCCAAAGGGATCGAACGTCTTTTCGAATTAGCCAAAGAAGCCGGGAGTAATATAACCGAACTGGCGGTTATCCATTCAACCACTCCGGATGAAGCCAAGGTCCTGGCCGAACGCATCGGTGAATTCATATCGCCGGATAAAATCCATATCGCACGCTTCGGTCCGGTACTGGGTGTGCACGGCGGTCCGGGTGTTCTGGCAGTTGCTTTCAGGGTCAACACCTAG
- a CDS encoding MDR family MFS transporter, with the protein MTLKPKTPLILAGIMLSMVMASLDQTIVATAMPRIVEEFQGLSHLSWVFTSYMLASAVTVPIYGKLSDLYGRRNLALIAVAVFLAGSMLSGLAQDMTQLIFFRALQGIGAGAIMVNAFATIGDLFPPAQRGKVQGLFGAVFGITSVAGPLLGGWLTDSFSWRWIFYVNIPVGLAAIAVIFAGLPRMDKTIHDAKERFIDYLGALLLTATLVPLLLALVWGGSEYAWGSTEIISLLIGSTFALAAFIWREAKAKDPIVSLGLFRNRVFTVSIIATFLASVGMFGSILFIPVFAQGVAGFSATNSGLILMPMMLSIVAGSIFSGQVMSRTGNYKVLAISGMGIAMAGMLLFSQINETTSDMGLIFRMIVMGIGLGFTMPVFTLAVQNAFTHARLGEVTAGIQLFRTVGATVGGAVLGGVMNAQLASRLTGIDTDPFVVMAQQANPDTPVHIDGNTIQAFLSTDGQANIRALIAQAPDAIRDAFASAFDSFIETLKTAFSGAIDQVFLIGAALMAVAFVASFFLPQIALRKSHRPAVEEAGIELELTLSQSDKRHEAEI; encoded by the coding sequence ATGACTCTCAAACCTAAGACCCCCCTCATCCTGGCCGGCATCATGTTATCCATGGTCATGGCTTCTCTCGACCAGACCATCGTCGCCACGGCCATGCCCCGCATCGTAGAAGAATTCCAGGGTTTGTCCCACCTGTCCTGGGTCTTCACCTCATATATGCTGGCTTCGGCGGTGACCGTGCCCATCTACGGCAAGCTCTCCGACCTTTACGGTCGCCGTAACCTTGCCCTGATCGCCGTGGCCGTTTTCCTTGCCGGCTCGATGCTCTCCGGCCTGGCGCAGGACATGACCCAGTTGATCTTCTTCCGCGCTTTACAGGGCATCGGCGCCGGCGCCATTATGGTCAACGCCTTCGCCACCATCGGCGACCTTTTCCCGCCGGCCCAGCGCGGCAAGGTCCAGGGTCTCTTCGGCGCCGTTTTCGGCATCACCTCGGTGGCCGGTCCGCTGCTCGGGGGCTGGCTGACCGACAGCTTCTCCTGGCGCTGGATCTTCTACGTCAACATCCCTGTCGGCCTGGCGGCCATTGCGGTAATCTTCGCCGGCCTGCCCCGCATGGACAAGACGATTCACGATGCCAAAGAACGCTTCATTGATTACCTCGGCGCCCTCCTCCTCACCGCAACCCTGGTGCCGCTGCTTCTGGCGTTGGTCTGGGGCGGCAGCGAGTATGCCTGGGGCTCGACCGAGATCATCTCCTTGCTGATCGGCTCGACGTTCGCCCTCGCTGCTTTCATCTGGCGCGAGGCCAAGGCCAAAGACCCTATCGTATCGCTGGGACTCTTTAGGAACCGGGTGTTCACCGTCTCGATCATCGCCACCTTCCTGGCATCGGTAGGCATGTTCGGGTCTATCCTGTTCATCCCCGTCTTCGCCCAAGGTGTCGCCGGCTTTTCAGCCACCAACTCCGGTCTTATCCTGATGCCGATGATGCTATCGATCGTAGCCGGTTCCATTTTCTCCGGCCAGGTCATGTCGCGCACCGGCAACTATAAAGTGCTGGCGATCAGCGGAATGGGCATCGCCATGGCCGGTATGCTGCTCTTCTCCCAGATCAACGAAACGACCTCTGACATGGGGCTGATCTTCCGGATGATCGTCATGGGCATTGGTCTGGGCTTCACTATGCCCGTCTTCACCCTGGCGGTGCAAAATGCCTTCACTCACGCCCGCCTGGGTGAGGTCACCGCCGGCATCCAGCTCTTCCGCACCGTCGGCGCCACCGTCGGCGGTGCAGTCCTGGGCGGCGTCATGAATGCCCAACTGGCATCCCGGCTGACCGGTATCGATACCGACCCGTTCGTCGTCATGGCACAGCAGGCCAATCCTGACACTCCTGTACATATCGACGGCAATACCATCCAGGCGTTCCTCAGTACCGACGGACAGGCGAACATCCGCGCCCTCATCGCCCAGGCGCCGGACGCCATCCGCGATGCCTTTGCATCCGCCTTCGATAGTTTCATCGAGACTCTGAAGACCGCCTTCAGCGGGGCTATCGACCAAGTGTTCCTTATCGGCGCGGCGCTCATGGCCGTGGCCTTCGTGGCGTCCTTTTTCCTGCCGCAGATCGCACTCAGAAAAAGCCACCGCCCGGCGGTGGAAGAAGCAGGTATCGAACTCGAATTGACGCTAAGCCAGTCGGATAAGAGACACGAAGCCGAAATTTAA
- a CDS encoding LemA family protein, with amino-acid sequence MVPTLITLGIVLLLALILVGIYNGLVRLRNQVKNAWAQIDVQLKRRYDLIPNLVETVKGYAKHEREVFENVTKARNMAQQVSSSSPAVRAQAEGELSGFLSRLLAVAEAYPDLKANQNFLALQEELSSTENRISFSRQFYNDSVLGYNNKIQMFPSNIIAGMFGFTLSEFFEVKVEAERAAPKVSFT; translated from the coding sequence ATGGTCCCCACGCTGATCACACTCGGTATCGTCCTGCTCCTGGCGCTGATCCTGGTCGGCATATACAACGGGCTGGTGCGCCTGCGCAACCAGGTTAAAAACGCCTGGGCACAGATAGACGTCCAGCTCAAACGGCGTTATGACCTCATCCCCAACCTGGTGGAAACGGTCAAGGGCTACGCCAAGCACGAACGCGAGGTGTTCGAGAACGTCACCAAAGCCCGTAACATGGCACAGCAGGTGTCATCTTCGTCCCCGGCCGTCCGTGCCCAGGCGGAAGGTGAGCTTTCCGGCTTCCTCTCCCGCCTCCTGGCCGTCGCCGAAGCGTACCCGGATCTAAAGGCCAATCAGAACTTCCTCGCGTTGCAGGAAGAACTGTCCTCCACGGAGAATCGTATCTCCTTCTCCCGCCAGTTCTACAACGATTCGGTCCTTGGGTACAACAACAAGATCCAGATGTTCCCTTCCAACATCATCGCTGGTATGTTCGGCTTCACCTTAAGCGAGTTCTTCGAGGTCAAAGTAGAAGCGGAGCGCGCCGCGCCCAAGGTCAGTTTCACCTAG
- a CDS encoding zf-TFIIB domain-containing protein, whose translation MNCPKDHSPMIVVEHEQVAIDYCPTCHGVWLDRGELELVMEKTCRDEADLCLADMFKRPEAVTDEAKRRCPICNINMRKEQLGTAPKVIIDACAVRGDGLWFDGGELHSVLFQLKPTGNNTDAKLLSFLKDVLKADAAE comes from the coding sequence ATGAACTGCCCAAAAGACCATAGCCCCATGATCGTCGTTGAGCATGAACAGGTCGCCATAGATTACTGTCCAACCTGTCATGGCGTCTGGCTGGACCGCGGCGAACTGGAACTGGTCATGGAAAAGACCTGCCGCGACGAGGCGGATCTATGCCTGGCGGACATGTTCAAGCGCCCGGAAGCGGTTACCGACGAGGCAAAGCGCCGCTGCCCTATCTGTAACATCAACATGCGTAAGGAACAGTTGGGTACCGCCCCGAAGGTGATCATCGACGCCTGTGCCGTACGCGGCGACGGTCTGTGGTTCGACGGCGGTGAGTTGCATTCGGTCTTGTTCCAACTCAAACCGACGGGCAATAACACCGACGCCAAACTGCTATCATTTTTAAAAGATGTCCTCAAAGCCGACGCGGCCGAATGA
- a CDS encoding CvpA family protein, translated as MNWLDIIILIVLALQVFTGLKQGLIKALGGLLGLIVGIVLAGRFHETLAGNLSGFISNPDIANVVAFIAILLVVWGIFSIAAGLLTKLASMVFLGWINRLGGAVFGLLMGALFVGAALAAWARFFGTTSLADSFMATFLLNKFPVVLALLPSQFDSIKEFFQ; from the coding sequence ATGAATTGGCTTGATATCATAATTCTGATCGTGTTGGCCCTCCAGGTTTTCACCGGTTTAAAACAAGGTCTCATCAAAGCGCTCGGTGGCCTGCTTGGCTTGATCGTCGGTATTGTACTGGCGGGGAGGTTCCATGAGACTCTCGCCGGTAACCTGTCCGGCTTCATCTCCAATCCGGATATCGCCAATGTCGTAGCTTTCATCGCCATTCTGCTGGTCGTTTGGGGCATTTTCTCCATCGCGGCCGGTCTGTTGACCAAGTTGGCATCTATGGTATTCCTGGGTTGGATCAACCGACTTGGCGGCGCCGTTTTCGGCTTGCTGATGGGCGCCCTTTTCGTCGGTGCCGCCCTGGCCGCTTGGGCCAGGTTCTTCGGCACGACCTCCCTGGCTGATTCGTTCATGGCCACGTTCCTCCTGAACAAGTTCCCCGTCGTACTGGCGCTATTGCCTTCCCAGTTCGACTCTATCAAAGAGTTCTTCCAGTAA
- a CDS encoding YbaN family protein, which translates to MRVLFIVIGTLAVGLGIVGIFLPLLPTTPFLLLAAASYARSSPRFYNWLINHHRLGEYIRNYRDHRAIKLHAKVTAIALLWLTIGVSIIVVDPAWVKLSLGAIAAAVTGHLLSLKTLRS; encoded by the coding sequence ATTAGAGTTCTTTTTATTGTTATCGGCACCCTAGCGGTAGGGCTGGGAATCGTGGGAATCTTCTTACCGTTACTGCCTACTACACCTTTTCTGTTGCTGGCAGCGGCCAGCTATGCCCGCAGTTCGCCGCGCTTTTACAACTGGCTCATCAATCATCACCGGCTTGGCGAATATATCCGCAACTATCGCGACCACCGGGCGATCAAACTCCATGCCAAGGTCACCGCCATAGCTTTGCTTTGGTTGACCATCGGGGTAAGTATCATCGTGGTTGATCCCGCATGGGTGAAGCTTAGCCTTGGAGCTATCGCCGCGGCGGTTACAGGGCATTTATTGTCCCTGAAAACTCTTCGCTCCTGA
- a CDS encoding RNA-binding protein, translated as MNIYIGNLSLGITEEDLRKEFSRFGQVAAVTMMNDQHFGNGQATGYGYVEMPSNNEGCSAIAGMHGKILHGREITAIEAMPLSHDTPKGQYNREVRQGRWGKRSATA; from the coding sequence ATGAATATCTACATCGGGAACTTATCATTGGGGATAACAGAAGAAGACTTGCGGAAAGAGTTCTCCCGTTTCGGCCAGGTGGCGGCAGTGACCATGATGAATGACCAGCATTTCGGCAACGGACAGGCTACGGGTTACGGTTACGTCGAGATGCCTTCCAATAATGAGGGGTGTTCCGCCATCGCCGGGATGCATGGAAAAATCCTCCATGGGAGAGAGATTACGGCTATCGAGGCAATGCCTTTATCTCACGATACGCCGAAAGGTCAATACAATCGGGAGGTACGGCAGGGCAGGTGGGGGAAGCGGAGCGCCACGGCTTAA
- the proC gene encoding pyrroline-5-carboxylate reductase, with protein MKIAFIGGGNMGRAMINAIIRQELAVPEDITVADPRQESREALAVELGVTATESNVAAALSSDVVILAVKPQHLDEVMAGLSGQLCCDHLVISIIAGKKLSAIVDGLRHEAVIRVMPNTPAQIGLGMSVWTATDSVDVAQKETARRILTAMGDELYTPDEADLDKATAISGSGPAYFFLFMEALVDAAVKLGLSPEAARQMVIQTAVGSAEFAHQSEHELGELRRMVTSPGGTTAEALKIFDSRQFRETIDIAVKAAFDRAQELGAPN; from the coding sequence ATGAAAATAGCATTCATCGGCGGCGGCAACATGGGCCGCGCAATGATCAACGCCATCATCCGCCAGGAACTGGCCGTGCCGGAGGACATCACCGTCGCCGACCCGAGGCAGGAGAGCCGTGAGGCGCTGGCCGTGGAGCTTGGCGTCACCGCGACCGAGAGCAACGTCGCCGCGGCACTGAGCTCCGATGTCGTCATCCTGGCGGTCAAACCGCAACACCTCGACGAGGTCATGGCTGGCCTCTCCGGACAGCTTTGCTGCGACCATCTCGTTATCTCCATCATAGCCGGCAAGAAGCTGTCGGCGATAGTCGATGGCTTGAGGCATGAAGCAGTCATCCGCGTCATGCCCAATACCCCGGCGCAGATCGGCCTCGGGATGAGCGTCTGGACCGCCACCGATTCCGTGGACGTGGCGCAAAAGGAGACCGCACGGCGCATCCTGACCGCCATGGGCGATGAACTCTACACCCCGGATGAAGCCGACCTGGACAAGGCCACCGCCATCAGCGGCAGCGGCCCGGCTTACTTCTTCCTCTTCATGGAAGCCCTGGTGGATGCGGCGGTAAAACTCGGTCTGTCGCCGGAAGCGGCCCGCCAGATGGTCATCCAGACCGCTGTCGGCTCAGCGGAATTCGCCCACCAGTCGGAACATGAGCTCGGCGAACTGCGGCGCATGGTCACCTCCCCCGGCGGCACCACCGCCGAGGCCTTGAAGATCTTCGATTCCCGCCAGTTCAGGGAGACCATCGATATCGCCGTAAAAGCTGCCTTTGATCGGGCACAAGAACTAGGGGCGCCGAATTAG
- a CDS encoding DEAD/DEAH box helicase has translation MSFESFNLHPALMDAVKAMGYTEPTPIQAQAIPPALEGRDIIGLAQTGTGKTASFVLPILQKLLRGTANKPRQGQPRKLRALIIAPTRELAEQIYDTCKNLSKFTGIRAMAIYGGVGMEPQKSKIRSGMDIVIACPGRLLDHVWQGSIDFSDVEILVIDEADRMFDMGFMPDIRKILKCLMHERQTLLFSATMPDDVRKLAHEVIKDPVTVQIGQVAPAITVAHAIYPVHHDLKTDLLKTLLGVVDSGSVLVFTRTKHRTERVALSLAQAGYSVASIQGNLSQYRRQAALDGFKNGTYKILVATDIAARGIDVSDVSHVINYDMPDTSDAYIHRIGRTGRIGKSGDAFTFVTGEDEPMVRSLERLLKAPIERRKIEGFKYDAPVTPRTEFARPPRPARQGQPPANTAGRSSHRIPSWRRPAARQQPA, from the coding sequence ATGAGTTTCGAAAGCTTTAATCTTCACCCCGCCCTCATGGACGCCGTCAAGGCCATGGGATATACCGAGCCCACCCCTATCCAAGCGCAGGCCATCCCGCCGGCGCTGGAAGGTCGTGACATTATCGGATTGGCCCAGACCGGTACCGGCAAAACTGCGTCCTTCGTTTTACCCATCCTGCAAAAACTCCTTCGCGGTACGGCCAACAAACCCCGGCAAGGTCAACCCCGTAAACTGCGGGCTCTGATCATCGCTCCCACGCGTGAACTGGCCGAGCAGATTTATGATACCTGCAAGAACCTTTCAAAGTTCACCGGTATCCGGGCTATGGCCATTTACGGTGGCGTCGGCATGGAACCGCAGAAAAGCAAGATACGCTCCGGTATGGACATCGTCATCGCCTGCCCAGGGCGGTTGCTTGATCATGTCTGGCAGGGCAGTATCGACTTTTCTGATGTCGAGATCCTGGTCATTGACGAGGCCGACCGCATGTTCGACATGGGGTTCATGCCGGACATCCGCAAGATATTGAAATGCCTCATGCATGAACGCCAGACACTGCTCTTTTCCGCCACCATGCCGGATGATGTCCGCAAGCTGGCGCATGAGGTCATCAAGGACCCGGTGACTGTACAGATCGGCCAGGTGGCCCCGGCGATCACCGTGGCCCACGCCATTTACCCTGTGCACCATGATCTCAAAACCGATCTGCTTAAGACCCTTCTAGGCGTGGTCGACTCAGGTTCCGTGCTGGTCTTCACCCGCACCAAGCACCGCACCGAACGGGTTGCCCTTTCCCTGGCTCAGGCGGGCTACAGTGTCGCGTCCATCCAGGGAAACCTGTCGCAGTACCGGCGTCAAGCAGCCCTCGACGGCTTCAAGAACGGCACCTACAAGATACTGGTTGCCACCGACATCGCCGCCCGCGGCATCGATGTATCGGATGTCTCCCACGTCATCAACTATGATATGCCTGATACCTCCGACGCCTACATTCACCGCATCGGCCGCACTGGCCGCATTGGTAAGAGCGGCGACGCTTTTACGTTCGTCACCGGCGAGGATGAACCGATGGTACGTTCTCTGGAGAGACTGCTCAAGGCGCCGATCGAACGCCGTAAGATCGAGGGTTTCAAATACGATGCCCCCGTAACACCGAGGACGGAATTCGCCCGCCCTCCCCGCCCGGCACGACAGGGGCAACCCCCCGCAAACACCGCCGGACGCTCGAGCCACAGGATTCCTTCCTGGCGCAGACCGGCCGCTAGACAACAGCCGGCCTGA